The following DNA comes from Chitinophaga nivalis.
AGCAAGGGTATAAAAAGGTTGGAAGGCATACAGCGTGGCGGTGTCGCCCCTGCAAATCGATGTACTGTCTGCGCCCACTGTGGGTGATACGGAATAGGCGCCCTCATTATAACTCTTTTTTACGGTGTCTGACCGGCAGCCGCTCGCCGGATCAATAGCCTGCACATATATATTTACATTCGCCGGTGTGGCGGGATAAAATGCCGGTTTGAGGATGAAATTTTTATTGACGACCAGATAAGTGGTGTCATAATAGGGCCCGCTGAAGGAACTGTATACCACTTTCACCCGGTAGTTGAATCCTGCCTGATGATTGAGTAGGGGGAATTGCTGCGTGCCACATACGATGCCCTGTGGTACGGTATAAACGGGGTCCGGCAATTTTGTGACGATCACTTTTACCGGTGTACGTATCGGGTTTTCACATTGGAATGCAGCCGTAACATAGTAGGTAGTAGTCGTGGCCGGCGCTACTTTAAACCGGTGACCGGTAAATAATAACCGTCCCTGTATCGGGGCATCATACCAGCGGATCAGGGCTACGCTGTCTACCGGATTGTCCTGCAGAAAGGCGGTGAGAGTGGTGCTGTCTCCTTTACAGATGGTCACACTGCTGGCCGGTACCCTCACGTAGGTGGCATGTCCGCCTTGTACCAAAGACTGGAAGATGGTATCGGACTTACAGCCGGTGATGTTACTGATAGCCTGTAAGCCTACCCGTACATTGGCATTGAAGTAGTAAGCAATATCTTTTATCGTGATGAGCGGACTACTGGTAACGGTATAACTGGTGTCTTTATTCAGTCCGCCAATACCGGTATACTTCACGTGCACCTGGTAGCTGGTGCCTGGCTGGTAGTTGCTGACTGTGAAGGTGGTATTGCCACAGGTGATCTCCTCGGGTAGGGTGTAAACAGGATTGACCGGTTTGGCCTGTACGGTGACCTTCACAGCTTTACGGGCACTGGTGCAACCGTTTACGGTAGCGGTCACGTAATAGGTGGTGGTTACAGCAGGTTTAATGGCAAAGTTGCTGCCGGTGGCCAGCAGGGTACCGCCTGTTGGTGCATCGTACCAGCGTATGATGGCATTAGGGCCGCCATCTGCGGTAAGGGTAGTAGTACCTCCCGCGCATACCGCTGTGCTGTCTGCCGTAACAGGAACGGGTATACGTGGTTTGTACCAGGCATAATACAGCCGGAAGGTAGTCAGTAAACCCAGCAGACTGCTGTTCAGGGTTATTTTCACCCGGTCAAACTGCTGGGCAGGTCTTAGCAGTATTTCCCCACGACTGTTGTTTTGTAGTAAACGTAAGCCGCTGCTGTCAATGACCCGCAGGTCATTATTGGCCACGGCGCCATTAAAGGTTTATATGGTAACCCCTGCCAGGATATTCAGTGATAGCAAGGCATCTCCGGTACCAATGCCCACCACAAGGGAATCGCAGCCGGTACTGCTGGCAGCAGGGAAAATCAGCGTTTGATAAATGCTGATACCCAGCAGGCCTGCCGGTACATTAAACGCGGAATAATCATCCAGGCTGCTGTTATTGACAGGATTGTCAGGCGTACTGACATTGCAAAGCAGGCACAGGCCGGTGACGCCATTGGTCTGCGTATTGGCATATACCTGCGCATGGGTTTTCATAGCGCATAATAACAGGCAGCATAACAGGAGGTAGCCTGCTTTGCGGAATAGGTAAAACTTAACTTTCATGCAAGATGGATTTTAGAAAGAGGTAATCGAAAATGTGGGTCGGGTCTTTTGGGTCTCGGTGATGTATCTGTGCCTGGCTGTATGATGCCGGCATCGCCTGTCTGTATTACGTTGTGCAGTATTATCCCTGTCTGCTACGGGAAAAAGGGCGAGGGGGTAACAAAAAATAAGGGATACCTGACAAGACAAAATTACCTGGATTAACTGCGTCCCGCATACGGATAAAATATAGCTGCCGCTGCCAGATGGCGGAGAGAAGGATATAATATGTACCTTTGCGGACTTTCAACAATTATGATCACTATGCGTGCAGCTATTAGCTATAATAGTATCCTTATACTCGCGGGCCTGAGCTTCGGTACTGCCGCCGTTGCCCAGCAACGGCCAGACACGGTTACCTCCACTCGTCATCTCGATGAAATCATTATTCAGGAAAACCGGCTGGCGGCGCCCTTGAAGGCGGCCAACCGCAATATCACCATCATCAGCAGCAAACAGATTGCTGCCATGGCGGTTACTTCCATCAACCAGGTACTGGCCTTTATTCCCGGGCTGGATGTGCGGCAGCGTGGTCCTGGTGGCGTACAGGCTGATATTGGTATTGATGGTGGTACCTTCGACCAGACCCTGATTCTGCTCAATGGCGTTAAAATCACCGATCCGCAAACCGGCCATAATATGATGAACCTGCCGGTATCGCTGCAGGATGTAGATCATATTGAAGTACTGCGGGGGGCTGCAGCCAGGGTATATGGTATCAATGCGCTGAACGGCGCCATTAACATTGTAACCCGTAAGGCTACCGAAACGGAGCTGACCCTGCGGGCCAGCGGTGGCAGCAACTTTGCGTTGAATGATGAGCGGAATATGTATGGTGGCGTCAGTACCGGTCTTACCGGATCGCTGGTGAAAAATAACAACAGCCATACGGTATCCCTGGAACGCAACCAGGGGAATGGTTATAGATATAATACCGACTACGATAACTTCCGGGCGTTTTATGAGGGCGGCTTCCGTAAGGATACCAACCAGCAATATCAGGTGATGGCTGGGTTTGTGAGCAATAACTACGGCGCCAATGGTTTTTATGCACCGCCTGGTGATAAGGAATCAGAGGAAACCATTAAAACAGTACTGGCGGCCGTGAGCCATACCCGTCGTATCAATCCCCATTGGGTGATGACGCCGCGTATCAGCTACCGCTATACATTTGATGATTACCTGTACATCAAACAAACCCCCGATAAATTCCGCAATAAGCACCATACACAGGTACTGGATGCAGAATGGAACAACACCATTGATACCCGGATCGGTACTTTCGGCGCCGGACTGGAAGCACGTTTTGAGCATATCAACAGTTCTAACCTGGGCGATCATAACAGAACCAACCTGGGCTTGTTTGCAGAATATAAAAGCAAGGCAGACCGCCGCCTGACCTATACCATCGGTGGTTATCTCAATTATAACTCTTTTTATGGCTGGCAGTTTTTCCCGGGCGCCGACATCGGTTTCAATATCACCCCGGACCTGAAACTGTTTGCCAATGTAGGAACTGCCCAGCGGTTACCCACCTATACAGATCTTTATTATAAGAGCCCGGCCATCCTCGGCAACGATCAGCTGGGACCGGAAAGAGCTACTTACGCCGAAGCGGGTATCCGCCGGTATAGCGGACATTTCTCTTTTACCGCCAGTGCATTTTTCAGACAGGTAAGTGATTTTATTGACTATGTGAAAGATACTGCCGGCATTCCTAATCCGGCTACTGTTCCCTGGCAGCCACATAACCTGAACCAGACGAATGTAACGGGTCTGACCTTCAACGCAGGCTATAACACCGTATTACAGCCCCGTGGTTTCTTTAACAGCTTTGGCGTCAACGCAGGATATAACTACCTGTCGCCTGAGTTTAAAGGATCCGCTGTTATGGAGCATAAGATATCACGGTATGTAATAGAAAGCCTGAAACATCAGGTGACTGGTACCGCACAGGTGGCCTTCCTGCAGCATTTCAGCCTGTCGGCTTCCGCCAGGTATAATATGCGGGTAAGCTATACGGATTATATGGTGGTAGATGCCCGTGTTGCGTATAAGCGTTCCCGTTATCAGATATATGCCGATGCCAACAACCTGTTGGATGTAACCTATATTGAAGCCGCTGCGGTGCCGATGCCCGGCAGGTGGATCACCCTGGGTGGCAGCGTAAGATTCTGATATCATTAAAACGGCCGTAGGGCACAACAGGTTTTCACGAAGATGGTTCGTTTACACCTGTTATACCCTGCGGCCGCTTGTTTTCCCCGGAATGAGTTAATGTTTGATAACAGCCGCCCCGGTTGCCCCGACTGTTCCATATAAAAATACTGTATAAATTTTACCGCTTTCCAGCTCCAGGTGGGAGAGGGCATCCTGTGCAATGGGCCAGGGTGTATTGTCTTTGGCCAGGGTGACTGCCAGCGACAACGTACCTGCGTTGACGTTAATGAACGGACCCAGCTGCCAGCGGCTCCCTGTTAAGGTACTGCCGCCGGCCTGACCATAGGCAATGCGATCATGCAACAACGTTGGCTCTTTTTCCAGTAGCCGTACCCGTAGTTCCGGTACGCCGGAAGCCAGGTGTACGAAACGTAGTTTAGCCTGGCCGGGAGGCGGAGCGGTGAGGTCGTCGTAAAAGAGGATGAGGGTATCTTTTGCCGGATCCTGACGTGCCGGCGCGGCAAACACCGTATGGTAGTAACCGGCAATCGGACCATTGGGCCCTCCGGCGGCGCTGTAGGTAGCACTGTTGCCAAACTGCCGGGAGGCTTTGTAGCCCGTGCTGTTACCTTCTGTAATATTGATCTGCACATTACCGAAGGTAGTGGTCAGATAAGGCGATGCCGTGTTCCGGGCCACAGGAGTAGTTGTTACCTGCTGGGTGAAGGTCCAGGCGTGAATGCCTACATCCGCTGTACGGGCATTGACAAAACGGATGTTGGCAGTTAGCGGGGGCCTGTTTCCGGCATCAGTATCCAGGTAGTCCGTCTTGGAACAGCTGCCGAAAAGCAGTGCCACCCAACTATAGCAGAGCATGCGGAGATTTTTTTTCATAGTCTTTAAGTATGTAGGTGTTAAAACCGGGCATACAACCGGGCGAAAGGCTGAATGCCTGCGCTGCCGTTCTGTATACCTACAATGGTGGGGTTACGCAGTCCGGAGATAACCGGATCTGTATAATCGCCCAGTATATTAAATACATTATTGACGCCGATCGTAGCCTGTATGGCTTTGGTAATGCGATACCCCACGGATATATCTGTCACCCAGATAGGTTTTAATTCCTGGAAGAAATAATCCGGTGTGGGGAAGCGGGCATTCTGCGCGGTAGCCGTTGTCACAGATCCGAAGTACACGGTGCGGGCCAGGAAATTAAAACGCGGTGTTTGCAGGATAGCCTGCAGCGTAATTTTTTGCTGCGGAATATTGGTGGTCACACGGGCTTTCTCTGCTTCGCTGAAGATGATATTTTTATATAGTTCCAGTCCCTTAGGTGTATTGACGTCCGTTACTTCATTGTTGACGAAGTTGGCGCCGGCCAGGAGCTGCAATTGATTACGCCGCCACGGGATGCGGTAGCTGCCGGTGATTTCTATCCCCTGTGTACGGGTACTGAAAGCGTTGTAAAAAAACTTGGCCTGTGTGGTACCGGTTTGTAATAACAACGCACGTAAATCTGCCGGCAGATTAGGATCGGTAGCGGAAAAATTACCGGTATTACCCACGCGATTGTCGATGCTGATGTAATAGGCATCGGCACTGAACTCAGCCCGTGGCACGGGTTGAGAGGTGATACCTGCGGTATAGCCGGTAGATCTTTCGGGGGTGAGAGCCGGAATGCCCAGCGCTCTGCTGGCGGCGCTTTTGTTGGAAGCGGTTACCTGGTCAACGGCGCGACCCTGCTGGAAGCTGGTGGAAGTTTCTGTATAATAGAACTGCGCCAGATCCGGCGCCCGGAAGCCCGTGTTGGCAGATGCGCGGATACTGAGCCAGGGCGCGAAACTATAACGGGAAGCTACTTTACCGGTAGTCACGTTGCCGAAGTCGGAAAAGTTTTCTGCCCGCAGGGCTGCAGATACCAGCCACTGTTGGGTGATGTTGGCTTCTATATCTATATAGCCGGCTACAATGGCGCGACTTACATTCACTTCATTGGAGGGCCGGAAGCCGGCATGTATCTGCGATCCGGGAGATAAGCCGTTTAAGGGAATATAACCGCCGTCGGCCACATAGGGTACCCCGTTAACGGAAGTATCTATCCGGTATACCGGCCGCAGGTCTGCCTTGCTGTAGGAGGCCTCTTCTCCGGCGATGATCTGGTAGGTTTCTGTGCGGTATTGTGCGCCAAAAGCAATGTTGATGCCGTGCAGTACTTTGTCCAGATAACGGCTGATATCGAGGCTGGCGGTATTCTGAGAAGCATTGTACCGGCCGGCATCAAAGGTGGTCGGGCTTTTTAAGCCCATACTGGCATTCAGCGAATTGCTGATGATATTGCCGAAATCATTTTTGCCATATACATTGGAGAGATCAATCTGCCACTGACCGGCTTTGGCTTTTACGCCAATGGCGATGCTTTTGTCGGTAATACTGTTGTTCATCTCTGGCAGGAAGCCATCCGGATAAAGCCCGGTGGTGTTACGTTCTGTCCAGCCGGGGAGCCGGTATACCGCCGTAAATTCGGAGTTGCGGTGACTGATACCGCCAAAGGCATATATTTCGGCATTCGCTCTAACGGGGATGGCTGTATTAAAAAACAAGAGGGCATCTTTGGCCTTGTTGCTGCCACCGCCCCGCTGGTCGAAGTGGTGCCGGTCGATGCCACGGCTTTTCATAATGGCTTCATCGATATCGCGGGTGTAGATATTATCGTAGTCGCGGGTGTTGGCGCCTCCGCCGTAGATCGGACCATTGTACAGACCGGCGTCGTCGCGGCCGGGTTGCAGGGAGATGCCCTGGGTGGCAAATTCAGCTGTGGCGTTGAAGTAGCCGCCCTGCTGCCCCAGTTTGATGCCATAATTGATATTGGTACGGGTACTAACGCCATCGCCCCTACGCCGTATACTGCCGGTACTGCTGACGATCACGTCTTGCTGTTGTTTTTTCAGCACGATATTGATGACGCCGGCAATGGCATCGGAGCCATATTGTGCGGCGGCGCCATCCCGTAATATTTCTATGCGCTCAATGGCGCCGGCAGGGATGGAGTTGAGGTCGTAGCCGGTAGCGCCGTTGCCCAGTCCGCCCCAGTTGACATTGGAGCTTTTATGCCGCCGTTTGCCATTGACGAGTACCAGCAGCTGGTCTACACCCAGTCCTTTCAGTTGTACCAGGCTGAGGGCCGAACCGGCATCGCCGGCATTGGTGCCATTAACAGAATGGAAGGAGGGCGATACATATTGCAGCAGCTGGGTGATACTGGTTTGCGGGGCGCTTTCCTGTAGTGTTTTAATATCAATAATATCCACCGGCACCGGGGAGTTGAGTTTGGTACGGTTGGCACTGCGGGAGCCAACGATTTGTACCGCTCCCAGTTGCCGCGTGGTATCCGTACGCGGTTTATCCTGTGCAGACAGGGCGCCGGTAAGGAGGAGCAGGGGAGGAAGCAGTAAGTGTAAATGTTTATACATGCCGGGATATTTTTATGATTAAGGTTTGTGTATCCGGAAACGGTCGTCTGTCAGCGCCACCAGAAAGGCTTCCAGATCTGTGATTTCCGTATTTGTGAGCTGCAGCGGTTTGCTGAGCGATAAGTCGCGGTTAAGACCGTCTTTGATAACTGCGTTCGGATCGTTGTAATAGTTGATGACTTCCCGCAGGGTTTTAAACATACCATTGTGCATATAGGGAGCGGTGACGGCTACATTGCGCAGGCCGGGTACTTTAAAAAATCCTCTGTGGGCGCTGTCGCGGGTGACATCGAACCGGCCGGCATCGCGGAGGGTAGTACCATTGTAAAGACCAATATTTTTGAAACGGTCTGCGGTAAAATCTTCTCCCGAATGACAATTATTGCAATTGGCTTTTCCGATAAACAACATTCTGCCCCGTATAGCCGACGGGGTTAGGGCATTGTCGTCGCCGGCAATATAACGATCGTACGGACTATTGGCCGTTTCTAGGGTGCGTTCAAAAGCGGCGATGGCCTGCAGCAGGTTTTGTTCCGTAGCGGGGCCGTTGAATACCAGCTGGAAGTATTGCCGGTAGCTGCTGCTGGCATTGAGCCTGGCTACTGCTGTGGCAATGGGGAGGCCCATTTCCGCCGGCGAGATAATCGGCTGTAATGCCTGTTCTTCCAGGGTAGCGGACCGGCCATCCCAGAAATAGCTGGGGCGTCCGGAAAGGTTGGTGATACCGGGTGTATTTCTGCTGGTAGGCGTAGCGTGGATACCTTTACTGAAAGCGAGGGTATCGGCAAACCCAAATGCTGGTTGGTGACAGGACGCACAACTGATGCTATGATTGATGGACAGTATAGGATCGAAAAATAATTTCTCGCCCAGCTGTGCCTTTGTCGGAGGATCACTACCATCGTTGTGTATGTCGAATCCCGCTGTAATGGTAAATACACATAGCACACCCAATAAAATGAATATCATTTTCGTTGGTCTCATGTGGCGGTAAATTGAAACAGGCAAAATGCCGGATAACAACAGGGGGTGGGTGTTGTTGAGTTACTGGTTGATCTTTAAAAAACTTGCTGTAATGCGGCTGTAAATGTGTGGGGATCTTGGCATTCCCGGGAGTACGGGCGAGTTTACCCGTACTCCCCAGGAATTATTAATGGGGTCACGTAAGTTGGATGAAAAATTATTTGGCAGTAGCCACGAGTACTACATCCAGATCAAATTCGTCATAGATGGCTTTGTCACCTATGCCTTCAAAAAAGTTTTTAGAACCATACCGGATATTGAATTTGGTACGGTCAACTTTGATAGCAGCTTTAGCAGTCAGTTTATTACCTGCAACGGTTACAGTGGCCGGGAAGGAAATCGGATTGGTAATTCCTTTCAGTGTTAAATTACCGGTTACTTCGTAGTTACCATTGCCTTTGGCAGTAACGCCGGTAGTAACGAAAGTAGCAGTCGGGAACTTTTCTACTGCAAAGAAATCATCATTTTTCAGGTGGCCTATCAGTTTGGCATTACCGTCTGCGTCTTTAATGTCAGTAACGGCAATGGTACGGGTATCCAGGGAGAAAGTACCGCTTTTCAGTACATTGTTTTCAACGTCCAGTTTACCGTCTGCAATGTTGATGGTGCCGGCATGTTGTCCGGCCAGTTTTTTACCGGTCCAGGTCAGTTTGCTCTGTTGTTTGTCTACCTGGAAGGTAGTTGCTTTCGCAGGTACAGTGGTTGATTTAGCAGGTTTTTCTCCTTTGTGGGAAGTTGCAGGATTGGTGAATGACATTAAAATGATCGATCCGCCAATGAATAATAAAGATGCTAATCGTTGCATATAAGTGTGTGTTTAAAATTTGGTGTAAATGTAAGGTGGATACCTGGATAAGCGTTTACGAATTCTGGAATTTAATGTTAAAATTATTTCTCCGCTATCAGTGCATCCAGGTCTTTGTTCCATTTGGCAACATAATCCTGATAATACTGTCCGGTGATCTCTCCGGTGTATCCGGTATGGATTTGTCTTACTTCTCCTTTGCGATCAATAATGATCGTAGTGGGAAACGCCAGGAGGCGGTTGAGCGCCGGTAGTTTCTCTGACGCCACTTTCTTATCAGCAATGCCACCAAAAAGAATATCATATTGTATGTTGTATTTATCTTTTAATTTACCAAGGGTGTATTTCGCGTAAGCCAGATCATCTTTCTGCTCAAAGCCAATGGCAATGGCTTCCACGCCGCGGTCTTTATTTTTATTAAACCAGGGGGAAAGGAAAGAAGTCTGGTCGGTACAGTTGGGACACCACGTGCCGATGATTTCCACGATCACTACTTTCCCTTTGTACTTGTCGTCGCTGAGCGATACGTTTTTTCCATCCAGGTCGGGCAAGGTGAAGTCCAGTTTTTTATAACCTTCTTTCAGATAAGTCAGTTTGTAGGGATCCGGTAATTCGACTGCCGCATTTTTTTCGCCGTCGAATTTTATATTATTATAGATACCCAGGCTGATTTCTCCCGTAAGGGATTTATCATCATTGATTTTCCCTTTGATATAGATGGGACTGGGGCCGGTAAAGCCGGAGAGTTCAAATTCATTGCCGTGTACCGTGCCTTCCAGTTCGCGGCTGTCGCCTACAACAGAAAGGATTACCCCGGTGAGGCGGTTGCCTTCCTGTTTCAGTAAGCCTACCCGGTTGGGTGTAGGTTCCTTACTGTATATTTTCAGGTCCCATTTGCCGCTCACATTAAAGGCGGGTGCAGCTTCCGTGCCTGGTTCGGCAAAACGGTACTGCTGCCCGTATTCGGCTGTGAAGGGGAGGGCATTGCCACTGAAGTTGGGCACCAGGCTTCTGTATTCCCCGGTAATTTTACCATCCGATTCTATTTTGGCCACCAGGGCTGCATCGTAGGTATTCATCTTTATATACAAAGAATCGTTGGCGATCTGCTGTACATGAAAGTCATCCCGGCGGGTGCCGTTGATGAGGGTGAATACTGCGTGGCGGGGATCTTTTCCTTTCAATTCAAAGTTGAACGGTACTTTGGATTCGTTGAGGGTAAATACGCCGCGCCAGATGCCTTCTTTTACAAAAGGTTTTTCAGGGGCTGCCAATACAGTGCTACTCCATAGCGTTGCTACAGATAAGGTGGTCAACAGTAAGTGTTTATACGTTTTCATGTTGGTATTTTTGGTTGAGATGTAAATAATAGTGAGTAGTAACGGGCATGACTATATGATAATAGTTGTGACGGGATGTTACCTGCAGCTTTGCCGGCCGGATAGTAATAACAATACATGATGGTTCCGGTATTTCAGCAGCAATACCTGGCAGGTGTAATAAAGGAGTTGGGAAACAGCGGTGGTGGACAGCTATTTAGTACAGCAGTTGTGCCAACATCGGGCAACCTGGTGATTGTAGAAACTGATAATGCGAGTGCTGTTCATAATTAGAAAATGTGATGGTTTTTCTGGTGGTGAAACAAAGATAGGAGGGGTTCATTTATTTTCCAAATAAAAGTCTATAAATTTTGTAGACTAATCGATAAATCCGCAATCCTGCTATCTTTCAGTAATATGACCTAAATTTGCGTTTTAAACAATCTGATTTGGGTAATTCTGTTTTTTTAATAACACCGCCATTTACACAGCTGAACACGCCATATCCGGCCACTGCTTATCTGAAAGGGTTTCTGAATACAAAAAATATCACTTCGTGTCAGGCTGACCTGGGTATAGAAGTTACGCTGGCTTTATTTTCCAAACAGGGGCTGGAGCAGTTGTTTGCGCATATCGCCGCAGCACCGCCGGCTACCTTCTCAGAGAATGCCACCCGTATATTAGCCCTGCAGGAAGATTACATCCATACCATAGACGCCGTTATTTTATTTCTGCAGGGAAAAAATCCAACACTGGCGCATCTTATCTGTAAACGCGACTTTCTGCCGGAAGCTTCCCGCTTCGCGCAGCTGGACGACCTGAACTGGGCTTTCGGCTCCATGGGTACCCAGGACAAAGCCAAACACCTGGCTACCATGTACCTGGAAGACCTGTCGGACCTCATCATGGAATGTGTGGACCCGCATTTCGGGTTTAGTCGCTATGCAGAACGCCTGAGCCGCTCGGCCAACAGCTTCGATGAGCTGTATGATGCCCTGCAGGCGCCGCATACCTATATCGACAAAATACTCATGGATATCTTCGCTGCACGTATGACAACCATACAACCTGCGATGGTGGCCATTTCGGTGCCGTTTCCCGGCAACCTGTATGCGGCCTTCCGCTGTGGCCAGTGGGTGAAAGCCCATTGCCCGGAGGTGAAAGTGGCTATGGGCGGCGGATTTCCCAATACAGAACTGCGTTCGCTGGCAGATGCCCGGGTATTCGAGTTCGTGGATTTTATTACCCTCGACGATGGAGAAGCTCCCATGGAGAACCTGTTACAGTTTCTCTCCGGCAATAAAACCACGGCAGAACTGAAACGTACTTTTTTACTGGAAGAAGGTAAAGTGGCTTATGTCAACGATAAAGCCACGCACGACTATAAACAGTCGCAGCTGGGAACGCCCGACTACAGCGACCTGCTGCTGGATCAATACATCTCGGCCATTGAGGTGATGAACCCTATGCACAGCCTGTGGAGCGATGGCCGCTGGAACAAACTGACCATGGCGCATGGCTGCTACTGGGGCAAATGTACTTTCTGCGATATTTCACTGGACTATATCAAAATATATGAGCCCATCACGGCATCGCTGCTCTGCGACCGCATGGAAACCATCATTGCCCAAACAGGGCAAAACGGTTTTCACTTTGTGGATGAAGCGGCACCGCCGGCGCTGATGCGGGCATTGGCCCTGGAAATCATCCGCCGGAAGCTGACGGTGAGCTGGTGGACCAATATCCGTTTTGAAAAAAGCTTTACCCGCGACCTGTGTCTGCTGCTCAAGGCATCCGGCTGTATCGCTGTTTCCGGCGGACTGGAAGTAGCATCGGACCGTTTGCTCACGTTGATACAGAAAGGGATCACCGTAGCCCAGGTGGCCCGTGTAAACCGGCATTTCACGGAAGCAGGCATTATGGTGCATGCCTATCTGATGTATGGCTTCCCTACACAAACGGCCCAGGAAACCATCGATGCCCTGGAAATGGTACGCCAGATGTTCCTGGCAGGCATTCTGCAATCCGCTTTCTGGCACCAGTTTACCATGACGGCGCATAGCCCGGTGGGGCTGGACCCGGCGAAGTTCAGCGTGCAGAAAGAAACCGAAGCCATAGGCGCTTTTGCCAACAACGATATTATGCATATTGATCCTACCGGGGCTGATCATGAAAGTTTCGGCTATGGTCTTAAAAAATCGTTGCTGAACTATATGCATGGCGCCTGCCTGGATTATCCACTCTCTAAATGGTTTGAGTTTAAAGTGCCCAAAACCAGTGTAGTACCGGATTATATTACCAATGCCCTGATGGAAGAAGAGGCCGGAACCATCAAGCCTACGTCCAAGGTGGTATACCTGGGTAAACAACCTACTGTGGAGGTGATTACCAAATCCAAAAAGGGGAGTACGTGGGAAGTGTCTTCCCTGACTTTCCAGGGGAAAAAGGATAAGATGAACATCAGTGTACCTCCGCCCCAGGGCAGTTGGCTAACCGGTATGTTGCGACAGCTGGCCGTTTCCAACGCCAAAACCTTCACCCTGCAGGAAGTGAAAGCGGATTATGAGGCGGCGGGCCTGGAAGATTTTGAACTTTTCTGGGATAATAAACCGGTGAATACCCTACACAAAATCGGCTTGCTGAAACTCTAACAGCCCGGTTACAGGCGTACAGGGCAGGTGATAGCCGGTGATCATCTGCCCGTAATCATAAAACCACGCCTGATTATTTTATGAGGGGTGTCTGGTGAAAATATAGTTTAGATCTGATTTTATATAACAACCGGGGTAGGCTGTCTTGTGTTATGTAGTGCTTACCAGACGGGCATCTTTCAGGAAATCATCTTTCTCTTCTTCGGGAAAATAAAAAAACACTTATTTTCGTCATCGATCTCCCCCGCGGTTTTCTCCTCCCAACGTAAGGCTGTTGATATTATTTTAACTAAAAAATTCAAAGGCACTCATTGTGCTAAGGTGGTGCATTCGTAGTAGTAAGGTAGTGGTAAGCATATTGGGTAATATTGTATCATTCATGCGCCACTTTCCCCGCTTTACATGGGGCATGCCCGCATGTTTTCCCGATCT
Coding sequences within:
- a CDS encoding TonB-dependent receptor plug domain-containing protein — protein: MYKHLHLLLPPLLLLTGALSAQDKPRTDTTRQLGAVQIVGSRSANRTKLNSPVPVDIIDIKTLQESAPQTSITQLLQYVSPSFHSVNGTNAGDAGSALSLVQLKGLGVDQLLVLVNGKRRHKSSNVNWGGLGNGATGYDLNSIPAGAIERIEILRDGAAAQYGSDAIAGVINIVLKKQQQDVIVSSTGSIRRRGDGVSTRTNINYGIKLGQQGGYFNATAEFATQGISLQPGRDDAGLYNGPIYGGGANTRDYDNIYTRDIDEAIMKSRGIDRHHFDQRGGGSNKAKDALLFFNTAIPVRANAEIYAFGGISHRNSEFTAVYRLPGWTERNTTGLYPDGFLPEMNNSITDKSIAIGVKAKAGQWQIDLSNVYGKNDFGNIISNSLNASMGLKSPTTFDAGRYNASQNTASLDISRYLDKVLHGINIAFGAQYRTETYQIIAGEEASYSKADLRPVYRIDTSVNGVPYVADGGYIPLNGLSPGSQIHAGFRPSNEVNVSRAIVAGYIDIEANITQQWLVSAALRAENFSDFGNVTTGKVASRYSFAPWLSIRASANTGFRAPDLAQFYYTETSTSFQQGRAVDQVTASNKSAASRALGIPALTPERSTGYTAGITSQPVPRAEFSADAYYISIDNRVGNTGNFSATDPNLPADLRALLLQTGTTQAKFFYNAFSTRTQGIEITGSYRIPWRRNQLQLLAGANFVNNEVTDVNTPKGLELYKNIIFSEAEKARVTTNIPQQKITLQAILQTPRFNFLARTVYFGSVTTATAQNARFPTPDYFFQELKPIWVTDISVGYRITKAIQATIGVNNVFNILGDYTDPVISGLRNPTIVGIQNGSAGIQPFARLYARF
- a CDS encoding cytochrome-c peroxidase produces the protein MRPTKMIFILLGVLCVFTITAGFDIHNDGSDPPTKAQLGEKLFFDPILSINHSISCASCHQPAFGFADTLAFSKGIHATPTSRNTPGITNLSGRPSYFWDGRSATLEEQALQPIISPAEMGLPIATAVARLNASSSYRQYFQLVFNGPATEQNLLQAIAAFERTLETANSPYDRYIAGDDNALTPSAIRGRMLFIGKANCNNCHSGEDFTADRFKNIGLYNGTTLRDAGRFDVTRDSAHRGFFKVPGLRNVAVTAPYMHNGMFKTLREVINYYNDPNAVIKDGLNRDLSLSKPLQLTNTEITDLEAFLVALTDDRFRIHKP
- a CDS encoding YceI family protein gives rise to the protein MQRLASLLFIGGSIILMSFTNPATSHKGEKPAKSTTVPAKATTFQVDKQQSKLTWTGKKLAGQHAGTINIADGKLDVENNVLKSGTFSLDTRTIAVTDIKDADGNAKLIGHLKNDDFFAVEKFPTATFVTTGVTAKGNGNYEVTGNLTLKGITNPISFPATVTVAGNKLTAKAAIKVDRTKFNIRYGSKNFFEGIGDKAIYDEFDLDVVLVATAK
- a CDS encoding peroxiredoxin family protein; its protein translation is MKTYKHLLLTTLSVATLWSSTVLAAPEKPFVKEGIWRGVFTLNESKVPFNFELKGKDPRHAVFTLINGTRRDDFHVQQIANDSLYIKMNTYDAALVAKIESDGKITGEYRSLVPNFSGNALPFTAEYGQQYRFAEPGTEAAPAFNVSGKWDLKIYSKEPTPNRVGLLKQEGNRLTGVILSVVGDSRELEGTVHGNEFELSGFTGPSPIYIKGKINDDKSLTGEISLGIYNNIKFDGEKNAAVELPDPYKLTYLKEGYKKLDFTLPDLDGKNVSLSDDKYKGKVVIVEIIGTWCPNCTDQTSFLSPWFNKNKDRGVEAIAIGFEQKDDLAYAKYTLGKLKDKYNIQYDILFGGIADKKVASEKLPALNRLLAFPTTIIIDRKGEVRQIHTGYTGEITGQYYQDYVAKWNKDLDALIAEK